Proteins co-encoded in one Jeotgalibacillus malaysiensis genomic window:
- a CDS encoding cytochrome C biogenesis protein, with protein sequence MVEINYFLAFGAGLLSFVSPCSLPLYPAFLSYITGMSVSDLKHNKHLVSKSAVIHTLLFLLGFSFIFLALGLSTSLIGSFFFLYQDLLRQLGAIILVFFGCVLAGMLKFDFLMKEKKVQFRKRPSGYLGSVLIGIAFAAGWTPCSGPILAAVMAMGITDPGKGLSYMLFYVLGFAIPFLILSLFIGKMSFLQRNSNLFMKAGGVLMIFMGILLYFDMLTKIISFLTGLFGGFTGF encoded by the coding sequence GTGGTTGAAATAAATTATTTTCTGGCATTTGGGGCAGGACTGTTATCATTTGTGTCTCCGTGTTCTTTGCCTTTATATCCTGCATTCCTTTCATACATTACAGGAATGTCTGTTAGTGATTTAAAACATAATAAGCATTTGGTTAGCAAAAGCGCAGTCATTCATACGCTATTATTTTTATTGGGCTTTTCGTTTATTTTTCTGGCACTTGGATTATCCACCTCACTCATTGGATCGTTCTTTTTCTTATACCAGGATTTACTGCGTCAGCTCGGCGCTATCATTTTAGTGTTCTTCGGCTGTGTACTGGCAGGAATGTTAAAGTTTGATTTTTTGATGAAAGAAAAGAAAGTTCAATTTAGAAAGAGACCTTCGGGTTATCTGGGAAGTGTCTTAATCGGTATTGCATTTGCTGCAGGATGGACCCCCTGTTCAGGCCCTATATTAGCTGCGGTTATGGCCATGGGAATAACTGACCCGGGTAAAGGTTTATCCTATATGCTTTTTTATGTGTTAGGCTTTGCTATTCCATTTTTAATACTTTCTTTATTTATTGGGAAAATGTCATTCCTCCAAAGAAACAGCAATCTGTTTATGAAAGCAGGCGGAGTATTAATGATTTTTATGGGTATCCTTTTATATTTTGATATGCTGACCAAGATTATTTCGTTTTTAACTGGTTTATTTGGAGGGTTCACGGGATTTTAA
- a CDS encoding ATPase → MDCPSCAVTLEKGLSNRNGVESVKVNYAAGKMTVSAVNSGIFETIPGYVKKFGFEAEAEHTAKKPDVYEIAGMDCGSCAATIEKHLGGNSDVQSVRVNFSTGKMHISHTLTSEQIVKEVQKSGFDAKPVTLRNQKNEDQPAIKAFPVTTVSGILLALGFLGSFTAVPEWVVTAFYAAAIVIGGYKPARSAFYAVKSRSLDMNVLMVSAAIGAAVIGEWFEGATVVWLFALGNSLQNRSIERTRDSIRSLINLTPSEAMIKTENGQMKKNVEDISINEIMIIKPGEKIPLDGEIIAGISSLNQAPITGESLPVDKEPGDNVYAGTVNESGSLEVKVTRLSEDTTIARIIHLVEEAQEKKAPTQAFIDRFAAIYTPIVFILALLVMVVPPLAGFGTWGEWFYRGLALLVVACPCALVISTPVAIVSAIGNAARNGVLIKGGTFLEKAGAIKAIAFDKTGTLTEGKPKVTQVIALQDDSDTLVSIAKTIEEHSTHPIAKAVISYANERNISAKDGSDFTAIAGKGATAVIDGTEYFAGKPKLFNEMGISTAHINERIDEMQNEGNTLVAVGTRDQILGLIAVADTVRDITVSSIEKLKQAGISEMVMLTGDNEGTAKKMAAETGVDRYFAELMPEDKVTAVKKLQNEGKQVAMVGDGINDAPALATADLGIAMGGAGTDTAMETADIVLMADNLEKLPHTIRLSRKALTIIKQNIWFSIITKLAALVLIFPGFLTLWMAVLSDTGAALIVILNSMRLLKLK, encoded by the coding sequence ATGGATTGTCCTTCATGTGCGGTAACACTTGAGAAAGGTCTTTCAAACAGAAATGGTGTTGAATCCGTTAAGGTCAATTATGCTGCCGGTAAAATGACTGTGAGTGCTGTAAATTCAGGTATTTTTGAAACGATCCCTGGATATGTGAAAAAGTTCGGTTTTGAAGCTGAAGCAGAACATACTGCAAAAAAACCTGATGTATATGAAATTGCCGGAATGGACTGTGGCTCCTGTGCTGCAACGATTGAAAAGCACCTAGGCGGCAACTCAGATGTGCAAAGCGTGCGCGTCAATTTCTCAACCGGTAAAATGCATATTTCTCACACCCTTACTAGTGAACAAATTGTTAAAGAAGTGCAAAAATCAGGTTTTGATGCTAAGCCGGTAACACTTCGCAATCAAAAAAATGAAGATCAACCAGCAATAAAAGCATTCCCTGTGACAACAGTTTCTGGTATTCTGCTGGCACTTGGATTCTTAGGATCTTTCACTGCGGTCCCTGAATGGGTAGTCACTGCTTTTTATGCTGCTGCTATTGTAATTGGCGGATATAAGCCAGCGAGAAGTGCCTTTTACGCAGTAAAAAGCCGATCACTTGATATGAATGTATTGATGGTATCTGCCGCAATTGGTGCAGCTGTGATTGGAGAATGGTTTGAAGGAGCAACAGTTGTGTGGCTCTTTGCACTTGGGAACTCACTTCAGAATCGGTCAATTGAGCGCACAAGAGATTCCATCCGCAGCCTCATTAATCTGACACCATCAGAAGCAATGATTAAAACAGAAAACGGTCAGATGAAGAAAAATGTTGAAGACATTTCTATCAATGAGATTATGATCATTAAGCCTGGTGAAAAGATTCCACTAGATGGCGAAATTATAGCAGGTATATCGAGTCTGAATCAGGCACCGATAACCGGGGAGTCCCTGCCCGTGGACAAAGAGCCTGGTGATAATGTATATGCGGGAACAGTGAATGAAAGTGGTTCTCTGGAAGTTAAGGTTACGAGACTGTCAGAAGACACAACAATCGCCCGAATCATTCATCTGGTAGAAGAAGCACAGGAGAAAAAAGCGCCGACGCAGGCATTTATTGATCGCTTTGCAGCTATCTATACACCAATTGTTTTTATTCTTGCACTACTGGTTATGGTAGTCCCTCCACTCGCAGGATTTGGTACGTGGGGTGAATGGTTTTACAGAGGACTTGCACTATTAGTCGTTGCCTGTCCATGTGCCCTGGTGATTTCAACGCCTGTTGCCATTGTGTCAGCGATTGGTAATGCAGCACGTAACGGGGTACTGATTAAAGGTGGCACCTTCCTCGAAAAAGCCGGTGCAATTAAAGCAATCGCGTTTGATAAAACAGGAACGTTAACAGAAGGAAAACCAAAAGTAACGCAGGTGATTGCTCTGCAGGACGACAGCGACACGCTTGTCAGTATTGCAAAAACAATTGAAGAACATTCAACTCATCCTATTGCGAAGGCTGTTATCAGCTACGCCAATGAAAGAAATATTTCAGCTAAAGATGGCAGTGATTTCACTGCCATTGCCGGAAAAGGTGCCACTGCGGTGATTGATGGCACTGAATATTTTGCAGGTAAACCGAAACTTTTTAATGAAATGGGCATATCAACAGCACACATTAATGAGCGCATTGATGAAATGCAAAATGAAGGGAATACACTTGTCGCGGTCGGTACACGGGATCAGATCCTAGGCTTGATCGCAGTAGCTGACACAGTCCGTGATATTACAGTCAGTTCGATTGAAAAACTGAAGCAGGCAGGCATCAGCGAGATGGTGATGCTGACAGGTGATAATGAGGGTACTGCAAAGAAGATGGCTGCTGAAACTGGCGTGGATCGCTACTTTGCAGAGCTGATGCCTGAAGATAAGGTAACAGCTGTGAAGAAACTGCAGAATGAAGGGAAGCAGGTAGCTATGGTCGGAGACGGCATAAATGATGCGCCTGCACTTGCGACTGCTGACCTCGGTATTGCAATGGGTGGTGCAGGGACAGATACCGCAATGGAAACAGCAGATATTGTGCTCATGGCTGATAACCTGGAAAAATTGCCGCACACAATCCGCCTGAGCAGAAAAGCGCTCACAATCATTAAGCAGAATATCTGGTTTTCAATCATCACAAAGCTTGCAGCACTTGTGCTGATTTTCCCAGGTTTTCTTACACTGTGGATGGCTGTACTGAGTGATACAGGTGCGGCGTTGATTGTGATTTTGAATAGTATGCGCCTGTTAAAGCTAAAATAA
- a CDS encoding oxidoreductase, which yields MKYDAVIIGGGQAGLAMGYYLKERNVSFLIVDASSEIGETWKKRYDSLRLFTPDYLSSLPGLRLEANSYPTKDEIANYLKLYAKTFTLPVQLNTKVTKLFLNNDVFMVETSKGSIQADNVIVATGPFQVPNIPRFSKNLSEEVLQLHSSEYKNPDQIRKGSVVVVGGGNSGSQIAVELVENHKVYLSIGHKMRFLPQEVGHKSIFWYLDRLGVYKARHDSPLGKILKNKPDPIFGFELKKLIKEGTITLVPRAHSSKNNTILFQDHSQIKIDNIIWATGYKPDYGWIKFSEVIDSKGSPIHNRGITSIKGLYFLGLPWQHNRSSALIQGVGDDARHISSHLNK from the coding sequence TTGAAGTATGACGCAGTAATTATCGGGGGCGGACAAGCCGGACTCGCAATGGGGTATTACTTGAAAGAAAGAAATGTTTCTTTTTTAATCGTGGATGCATCATCTGAGATCGGTGAGACATGGAAAAAACGGTATGATTCTTTACGTCTATTTACACCTGATTATCTCAGCTCGCTCCCCGGGTTACGGCTTGAGGCAAATTCTTATCCGACTAAAGACGAGATTGCTAACTATTTAAAGTTATACGCAAAGACATTCACGCTTCCGGTTCAACTCAATACTAAAGTGACAAAACTTTTTTTAAACAATGACGTTTTTATGGTGGAAACCAGTAAGGGATCAATCCAGGCTGACAATGTAATCGTGGCAACAGGACCTTTTCAAGTGCCAAACATTCCCCGTTTCTCAAAAAACTTATCTGAGGAAGTATTACAACTCCATTCATCAGAATATAAAAATCCGGATCAAATACGAAAGGGTTCTGTTGTAGTTGTAGGTGGCGGAAACTCCGGCTCACAAATTGCTGTTGAACTCGTTGAAAATCACAAGGTTTATTTATCAATCGGTCACAAAATGAGATTCTTGCCCCAGGAAGTTGGTCATAAAAGCATCTTTTGGTATTTAGATAGATTAGGCGTATACAAAGCAAGGCATGATTCACCTTTAGGAAAAATTTTAAAAAATAAACCTGATCCTATTTTTGGATTTGAGTTAAAAAAGTTAATTAAAGAAGGAACAATAACATTAGTTCCCAGAGCCCATTCCTCCAAAAATAATACGATTTTATTCCAGGATCACTCACAAATAAAAATAGATAATATTATTTGGGCAACTGGGTATAAACCTGACTACGGCTGGATTAAGTTCAGTGAAGTAATTGATAGTAAAGGTTCCCCAATTCATAACAGAGGGATCACTTCTATAAAAGGCTTATATTTCCTCGGTCTTCCCTGGCAACACAACAGATCATCTGCTTTGATTCAGGGAGTTGGTGATGATGCCAGGCATATAAGTAGTCACCTTAACAAATAA
- a CDS encoding thiol-disulfide oxidoreductase, whose protein sequence is MKKNKKTKRLILRVCLLSLFLGAAGYSIYSSVTGDSRSLIKAGDAAPDFVLTDLDGNTHQLSDYKGQGVFLNFWGTWCKPCEKEMPYIENQYNDFKDKGVQTIAVNVGESDFQVQNFVDEYSMSFPVVIDQKKDVQNAYTIGPLPTTLLINPEGEIIKVITGEMTEEDIKKYMQMIQPAEDQ, encoded by the coding sequence ATGAAAAAGAATAAAAAAACAAAAAGATTGATTTTACGTGTATGTCTTCTGAGTTTATTTTTAGGGGCGGCTGGCTACTCTATTTATTCCTCTGTTACAGGAGATAGTCGATCACTCATAAAAGCAGGGGATGCTGCACCTGACTTTGTATTAACTGACTTGGACGGTAATACTCATCAGCTTTCCGATTACAAAGGACAAGGGGTATTTTTAAATTTCTGGGGTACCTGGTGTAAACCATGTGAAAAAGAAATGCCTTATATTGAAAATCAATATAATGATTTTAAAGACAAGGGTGTACAAACCATTGCAGTTAATGTAGGTGAGTCAGATTTTCAAGTTCAAAATTTTGTAGATGAATATAGCATGAGTTTCCCTGTAGTCATTGATCAAAAGAAAGATGTTCAAAATGCTTACACAATAGGTCCATTGCCTACAACACTTTTGATCAATCCGGAGGGTGAAATCATAAAAGTGATCACGGGTGAAATGACAGAAGAAGATATAAAGAAGTATATGCAAATGATACAGCCAGCTGAAGACCAGTAA